TAGCAATCTTAAACGTAACTATAAATTGTTCTTTGTCAGTGAACCTAATAAGTATAGTACATTAGCAACATAGTAACGTTAGTAGCATAAGTACAGTAACAGTAGCTGTTCGAAACATTACTTTTTATGGCAACCAGTTGTACCCCCACGGCAAAACATTTGGGAACACGGCATCCGAATAAAATGTAAATTTCATCGCTGCCTGGGCACATGTCCTCAAACCTAAAGGTGGAGTTGATACTTCTCCTTGCAATCATCCCATTCCTGACATACAATCTAAACTCTGGTGTGAGCGTGAGGTAATTCAACTTAATCTCATTTTCCCTGCTCCGAAAAATTCTGAGGTCAGCTGTACTTTGATATCGAACGCATATAATCAAAATTTTCGACAGCAATATACCAAATAGATTACAGttctttttgaaacgaagcacATTCCCTATTCTACAGTGCACCAGAAACTTCCTTGCTTTTCCTACTGCATCAAGCTTTTCATCTCTCACAAATGGCTCTACACACTGCCGTGCTTTTTTATTGGCTTTTGACTATTCTCTGCACTTCTGGCGCACCGCAAAATGTATCTTCCGATGAAAAAGGTAAGCGCTTCTTTGCCAAGCTACAGCCGCACATTTCGAGGCACGATGCAGTGGCACTCACCACGTGGAAAGGCTACTGGAATTCAGAAAACCTTTTCTTGCTCCGCCAGTTACCTTTGGCTGCAACTTTGTGGACACTTCCAAGTAGAAATTTTGGCCATTACATCCAAAAAAATGCTCTTGCTGCTCTCAAGACGAACGTGATTGCGCTAAATATAGGCCCAGACGCCTTGAAATATCTAAGCATGTGTCCCACAAGTCCCGTAGATTTTTATTTGGTCGACTGTTTATTCATTCAAACAAGTTTTGCCGGAGGAACCATGTCAAATGATATTGTGAGGGTATTGAACGCGCGAACGTTGTCTTGCGATCGTAGCAGAGTCTGCAGCGAGAAAGGAAGCGCAATACAATGTCTACGCATGCCACCGGCGCGTGCTCTCTCGGCATCCACTAGAGAATGCCATATTTTGTCTGTGAAAAATAGTTACAGACATTTCCAGCAAAGCCTGCTCAGAAATCAAGTGATACACGTCAGCTGCGCAATATTTCATAACAGAGCATCTATTTGCCAATCAGGGAATTCGGAAATGGTCTTTGAAGCGCTACGTTTCTACAACGTCTCTTTAAAGTTGTCATATAGGAGAAACAGAGAAGCTATTGCACACGCAGTCATTTATGGAATGGATGACGTTATGGGCAACGAGATGGTTCTAAACTATCGTATGTCTAAACTCTTAGACACTCATCAAATTGTTGATCAGGTTAATGATGTTTTCTATGTGAAAAGTGCGAACATGGACCTGACGTCCATTGCCAAAATTCTCGTAGAGTCAAAACATGGATTGTGCCTCCTCCTGGTTTCTGCCATATGCGCATCACTTGCGTTAACCCTCGCTGACCTCATAGAAAGAAATGCCTTGCAGTTTAGCTCTGTGGTGGATTCCTTTCTGTTCCTTCTCGCCTCTTTTTACGCTACAGCGTTACCCATACCTCGCAGAAGAAACTCACTATTGACACAGGCTGTCGTGCACAGCGTCTGGTTAATTGCCATACTTCCGTTGTCAAACTATTTCCGCGGTGAACTCGTTTCACGACTGAGTATACGCTCTCACGGTGATGTTATGGACACACTCGAAGAACTTCACGATTCACTTAGCCGGGAAAAAATAATTCCGTGCCTCCGCGTTGGCACTTTGATTCATCACACCGTTACAAGGAACGTAAGTTTCATGCACTTGCACCACAAGCTTAGCTTAGCGTTCTACGCGGCGAAAGAGAGATCGTACTTGGAGTCGGTAAGCTCAGCAGGCTGCCTGTCATGTGCAAAACAAAAGGACCACGTGTGTTTCACAGATAGGTTGTCACGGTGTTTTCAACACGAGGCTCGTGGATTTATTCAGTCTAGGGATACTCTAAACCTAGCACTGATTGGCATGCCTATTCGCAAGAACTTCGCGCTCAAGGTACCCTTTCGCAATTTGGTACAGAGAATACGTGAAGCAGGACTTTTCAGGGAAAGGAAATTGTGCGTTTCACGTTCTGCCAATAACGGTGACTCAGATACCCTGCAGCAGTCGGATCAATTAGCTGAGCTTAGTCGTTTTCTAGTGATTTTCGCTCTATTCCTTGCTGCCTCTAGCTTCGTTTTCGTGCTTGAGCTGGTAATAGGGAAATTGTAGTTGTCTTTGATGACAACACTTTTTCGTTTGATTTAAAGGGTGTTGAATGCAGGACAAGTAAATATCATGGCACGATTTGCGTCTTTGTTTTCATTATCATCTGCGTTCACTATACTAGCACAATGGCTACGACATAATCGCTTACAAGAAAACTACTATGAAAAATTCAAGGGTAAATGATTCCTCTATTAACTGTTTAGTTGATTCCTTCTAATTCACCGACGTTACTCCTTAGAAATACAAACCGTCACGTGAATGTCACTAGAGTTAGAGCTGaagtagggatggtaatatcgatgaacgattaatcgattaatcgactaaaagtacgccgcaaaacgattaattgtcatcgatgcctacctttaatttaatcggtttaatcgattaaagcagttcgattaatcgttttccagccCAATGACTAAAGTGgtgtgaaaattttgaaatcgtactatagaatgcggagtacgagcaacgacagcgcgtctgcgaagaccgagagcgactgtcgactgttttcccaaCTCCTGCCGAGCTAGCCAAGCGCTTGcccgctttacgcacacgtcacacaAGGAGCCTGGGGCCGGAgcgaggccgcccccgtggaggaagaaatgaactaggagaggcagcaagtcttggcaagcgaactcaccgtcaagccatttctttcgctttttaccttgcagtatagggtcagcacgtgaatctgagagacaacgtattggccgataatgtttggttcgcagtagtttcaaataggtgcgcacccgttcagctgcactgctgccctgcacccggcagcattaaacctaccgcgcgctctgatgtggcgatcacgtgttgcgccattgcTTCTTCATGTCAGTCGGGCTGTGATGatctcttctaatttcttcttcctccatgcccaccctcctaaGTAAGTGCAGGCTGTTCATTTttcagttttacagaatttttagaaatcgcctgtggcaggtagcatagttcttatcattgagcagggttattcgatgaggcggacattagcacaagaaactgaaacacatattcaactaattaacaacaaatcactaattagcttcttagtttttactttacgacacatatagcaattaacgaattgtagccggtgagcttgtatCGACTTGGaatggcgtatccacttggaatgaatttcccgAATGACACCGGTGAGTATATGCACCATCatatactcgccgtaaaaatgcactgttggtccacttacttttttaccaaaatgcattgaagcacaaaagtaactggaacgcctatctACTTCGTCTCaccctttgagaaataatatctcaaaactgatgtcatcctggaaattcatttcaagtagatgcgtcttgaaAAGTCACCGCTACgaatcgtaaattgcaatatgtgtcgtaaagtaattaccaaagttcattagtcaatttttggtaattggttgaatatgtctttagATTTCctgtgctactgatgtccgcctcttcgaataacccagctcaacgataagcattatgctacgtgccacaggcgaactgtgaatgacgaaacagaTTTTTTATTgcgcgaacatgtgcccacaaaagcaagttgcactcgaagcacaacgatagcggcgaacacagtcggcgatcgttttaatctgatcagcggcgaaccCCGTCGGCTTTTACCACACTTTCATACATGAtttatcgaaggttccagagtaatccctgatgcccgcgtgtcttccagaaagtacttgacaattcgcgtcgctcatacaatcagataatataagcgtcggtgacaacagacaacggatagaagcatcgataacgttcgagaaacttccgatacatgcaggcgctttccgcgccgagcgataacgtttaacatttgttacccGGTGAAAAGTGgccaccggggaaagataaacaagtacacgtgttaaTATGAAGGCCCTGTacattgcttattccttcactagtccctagtggcaaaTATATAGTTggcctctaacaaattaaacattattctttatcaaagtttatacgcttgtatttcttatcctggttccacctttcaaacgttaaaataggtacttacgtgagtagataactTCAGCCTTCTTAACGATGCCTTTCAGCCTTCGTAGCCTTTCAGCCTTCTTAAAGCGCctgaaaaaaaagtcgattaatcgattaatagacaaaaaaccccgcatcgaaagcgattaatcgattatacgctaaaccgacgaacgattaatcgttaatcgattaaaaaattTCATCGACCATTCCTAAGCTGAAGCTCATGCGACAAAGTACAGATTGAATTTAGAGCCTTTTATTACTCTGCTGCCATGCAGCTTGCGTGGTCTTGAATTTTTATTAGCGTACTGGTCATTGTCCTTGCAATTCGGAAGCCTCTGCATCCCATACTTGTGAACATTTACATTCCTAAAATTTCCGCGGGAATGACAAGGAAGTGAGGGGTGGGGGTAAGAGCCAGCATTTTACTAAAATTCGCCTTGATCACACGCCTTTTATTGGATACGTGCCCACTTTATGAACGATAATTTACATTTATACTGACAAGCAAGACATAATTTGTAGGTCAGGCTGACTATTTTAGCGACTATGTTGTTGCCAATATCAACTGCTTCTCGAGCTGCTCTAAATAACGTTGCTGAAAGTAAGAACTACTGTTGCATATGGTACAGTTTACTAGTGCTACCAAAAAAGGTGCGACACAACCACTACCATAGTTTGGTTAAGTATACATTTTTTTGTCATCTGGCACCACCCCATCATTCGACACCTCTGAAAGGTTTTTTCCAACTGACCTTATTTTTCATAAAAATTCACGCAACATTCGTACGAGCGTAAAACGAGCTGAAGTTCGTAAACTTTACGAAATTTCGGGGAGTTGGCACGCATGAGTGTATTACACTCATGCGTGCCAACTCCCCGAAACTTTTATTATTTCTATTAAGACACCATGCGACATTTTGGAACATATTGTGAGTCTCTAACTAATAGAAATATTTGAGCTACACAGGTGTGATGCGAGAGCTTTCGCGTCTCTGAAGGACTACATGACGTGACGTGGAGTGGCCGGGGAAGAGAACCATTCTCTTCTCCCATCAGCTTAACACCCTGCGCTCGAGCCACTGGCAAGAACGCATGTGTGACGAACCACATTTTATGCTGTCGCGGATTACAAGTGCAAGTgaagaaagaggaagagaaagaaatgatAGAAACGAAGGCAGACAAGAAGGCATTGGAAAAAGGGAGAAGTGAAGAGAGCCGGCAACATGGAGACGGCAACTTGGAGACAGAGCGCGCGCATAGAAGGACGTGGTGCCCGGGGCGCAGCGTTCCGCAAAAAAGACGGCCGGAGAACGTCACTCTGGGTCCCGCCCGAGTGCCAGGCTCGGCGAGCCGCCGACCGCCGGCTCTTGAAGTACCGCTCACCCGGACCAACCAAGGACGTGCCAGCGTTCACGCTGGTGAACGTGGACGACCGAAGGCTGGCTGTAACCAGTCCCCGTCCCGTCTACGAGCCTAAGCGGGGCCGGTGCGTGCCAGGAACGCCAGCCGGCACGATTCCCGCTCTGTCGGAGAACAGCTACCGAGCGACTGTGCCTGTGCCACGTCATCCGGGAAAACGGCGACGCCGGACACCAGCGACCACAGATCAAAGACTGGTTTGCGACACGCGCCACGGACTGGGTTACGACAACATCCGCGACAGACATACCGGTACTGTAAGCGCCGCGGCACCAGCGTGTAAACAATAGGCCCACAGACGTTGATTAACGCTTTGGTGTGAATACATAACTTAGTTAGGGAGGACGCATTCCGTCTAGAAAAATGTCACAACATAACTTCATGTGCTTTGAAGTGTGTTACGGCTATTTAAACTCCACATTCCGTGAAAGTCGTGTTTGTGCTGCATCTTGTGCTTATGAGCTCATTCTGTTTTATGAAGCGAGCGTAGCAGGCGCTGACGTACGCGTGACATATTTATAGGCCCCTATGGTTCCGCTACAGACGTGCTGGTAATGGCTTTGTTCTCTCTGGAACTACCTAATGAAACAACAAACTATACCTGAATATcgtcactgtgagaaatttacACCTTGAAGCTAATGATTCCTTTGCTAGAGCGATTAGCTCTCAAGAAGCGTTCTGCCATTCTCCTAGAATGACAACCATCGTCAATTACTTCTTCAATTTTGTTGCCAAATGTCGAAACGTACAGCTCTAGCTAAATATACGCTCGCTCTCCGCACCCAATCGCTTATATTCCAGAATGTCGGAAGGTGCTTATTTAGCCTTCCGCGTGCTTGAAAGTTTAAAGTGCACAACTCAATGCTGAAAATGTACAGCTTTCAAAGCGTACCTATCTTTTAGAAACGTACTCTCATTTTAATAATCTTGGCATAAAATTCCTCGCTACTACGTAAATCTAATGTCTTGCCCTAGTGCAAAAAAATTATTACTCTGGTTTGACAGGCGGAAATAACGATCGTGTGTGAGACGTCTTTGCGGAGGACCATGAAATAATTTTGACCTCATGGGCTGTGGTCATGCAATCCGAATCCACCACCCATCCTTAACATTCCGTATCCACAAAGGGCGGCCCTGTAACAAACTACCATCATTCCTTCAAATCTACATTTGTGTCGCTCTATAGTCCAACGAAAACAAAACTGCCAGAAAGCTTTCAATAAATGAACAACGTTTTCGGTTATTGCGTTGCATAAAGGTTTCGTTGTTTGCTTTTCAACTAGTACTCAAATAAAACTTTCACTGTTCCAGCGTTTATTGAATGTTCTGGACATCGAAACTTCGTGAAAATGCAAGCACACTTCTCTCCGCAATAAAGTATTTACCGCAATAGTTACAATTATTCAGCGACAAAGCAGACGCCCTAACCTGTCAGACTGCATGGCAGACCCTCGCGATGCCCTGCTCCTACGTGACCACCTTGTGCTTCATGACAACACACCTCCCTGAAATGGAAACCCTACAGTttcgtagaaaagctattatattatATTTTCAGGGCGTTCTGATGCTTGCCAATAATTTACATCGAAACTGGGAGTATTACTAGAAGCACAATAAAAGGTTACAAGTATGTTTTTTCGGTGCCCTGAAAAAACTAGATCACTAACGAGGTTTATATTTTAATGAAATGTTGGCATTTTCTCCATCGCATCTTGCAGTCAAATTTTGAACTTGCTTTTTATTAGGGGTTAAAAAAAAGCTAAACCCTGATTTTCGGTCCATTGAGTGGCGCTGTAGGAAACAGTTACCAAGTCTTCCTGCTTCCCTGGGAGACCCAAGAATGGCAAGTATTTCATAGTTAGAAGTGGGGTCTATGCCATGCATGACGAGTACCGACAAATCTGAAACGTGTAGGTAATTTATATGGTTTGAAAATATTTACGAAATACCCATTTTCCCCCGTTTTTCATGCTTCATACGAGGTATGCAGCTGCTTTTCCCGACCTGCTCGGTAAATTAAGTGAAGCATGTTGTCTATGGTTTGTTGAGAATGCTAAATATTTAACCTGTGTGCGTTATTCGCAGCGTTTGTACAAAATGACTTATTGAAGCGTGACGGAATGACGTACTGTCATTATCCGCAGGATTTATCAGAGTGCTAAAATAACTCTACGAAACGCCTTGTTTGTATTGAACGAAAATGAGGCGAATATTTATTGGAAAATGTGGCAAAACTTTCATGTCCCTTGCCCAATTAAAAGTGTTGCAAACAATTACTGAATATTCGCATTTTTTTCTACTTTTACACATTACAGGAAGTTAGAAGTTGACTTCCCCGGTGTCATCAGTGAAATAAACCAGGCACCTTTTTTATATTTGGCAAACTTAGGCCACACTCTATGGCAATGTGTAGGCAGATTTCAAACTGTGCGGGTTAATGGCAGCTTTTGCCATAAATTTATCCCTATATCCGGGCATAACTACAAATATCACTGAGATCAAATTTAGTAAAAATGATGGAGCTCTATGTCACACCTGTCGGCAAaattaaatgtgtgtgcgtgaaATACAACCTTCGCTAAAAGTTGCTTTATCAATTGCCACACCTATCATATCAAAAGTTATCATACTGCTGTTATCAGCGATATTTCCCAATATCCAGAAAAAAATCTACGATGCATGTTTATATTTAGTGGAAGTGAGGTTCTCCGAAAGTTTAACACTGGCGAAACTTTACCCTTCATGTCTTAATCAGAATCGTTAAAAACAGTTATTTCGTCTTCAACCTATAATAAtatccactgcagcacgaaggtctctccctacgatctccaattacccctgtcttgcgctaggggATTTAAACTTGCActtggaaatttcctaacttcatctccgcacctaattttctgccgacctcgactgcgcttccgttctcttggtatccattcaacTCTAAcagtccaccgcttatccatcctacacattacatacCCTGCCCAGCTCCACATTTTTTCTTAATGTCTATTTCATAACAGTTGCTTAACCCTTGTTTATTTGTGTTTTTTACGGCATACTCGAAGTTGCTAATAGACTATTCCGTTATCCTCGGTGAAATAAACACGGCACCTTATTTATGTTCTCACAAAATTACCGGTCTGTTATGGATAATATGCAGGTGTGTTGTAGTTCAAAGTGTGTGGACCTGTGGGGCCTCAGAGGGAGCCGAGTGCAGAGGAAAGACGTCAAACCCAAACAAAAGTCAGGTTTATTCGGACTATGTCACAAGCGTCAGCAGGTCTCTTGAGGGCCGATTGACCAGCCCACAAGCCCACGCTCCTCGAGGCCGCGTGGCTCTGCCCCTTCGACAATGGCGATGGGTTGGCCACCGTGCAGCCACTAAAAAAATTACGGCTTTAATAGTAAGACTGAAAGCAAGCGATCCCGAGCCGTATAAGTGCCTTTTGCGAACAACACTATAATCATGTTGCCCTTGGAGATCTGTAAACACAAATAATACAGCAAAATAAGACAAGGGTGCGAGGGTTTGATGTAATGTTCAATGTTTTCGCTAAACAATGTCTGGCGATGAAAAACTTCCTTCTTGAAAATTCCGTAATAAGTGTTCAAAACCCCCCAATAGGCAGGCAAGGTTTCAAACCTGCCCGTCCCAGGCAGCCATCGTAATAATGTATATTAACAAATTTCAAGGAACTTAAACGTTCATACAAATTGGTCTTAAGAAACACCTTCGCTGGAAATTTAGTTGTTACTCTGGAAGTTCGCACAAGCAGGCTGTCTATTTTTACGGGGTCTCGAAGTCTAGGAAAGCATTTACACAAGAATTGCAAGACGAAAATGTAATTTTATTGCCCTTTTGTTGGGCGCTAAAAGGGTCGCTATCATTGTAATTTGCATTTACCGAAAGCGTACTTTGTGTTCATATTTTCTTCAAAATGCGTCTACATCTTTTGTCACTTGTTATTTTATCATTGTGCGAATAGTATTCCACTCACCTGTACATCTAGCCGGATGCATTAAATTCAAGCGGTCCCCATGAGAACATTTAGTTTCATGCACTGTTATTTCTGCCTTGACTTCGCCGTCATTTTTATCTTTCCGGCAGTTTAATTTTCGACTGTCGCGTCCAATCTGTCGCAGTTATTTTTATAAACAATGTTTACATTTGTTAATTTCTTTTACAGTTTACAATTTTCATAATGCCTGAATTCCTTCTGGGCTGTTTATGTGTGTTTCATGCAAGTGCTCTTGTGCTGGACAATCATTACACTCTTTCCCTTTCAGTACAATGCTCTTCTTATGCCAGTttgattgcttttttttctgttatagACGATGTACGTCTACTCAAGTATTATGCAAAGAACGTTATTCTAAATGTAATCTATCCATTTAGTCAATATGTTTGACCAACCCTTGGCTTGCAACCCATGGCGGGTAGAGGAAACGCATCGGCTAGGCTTTTTGCTGGTCTATGGCGGTAGTGGATCGTGGTCTCTGGCCTGCTTTTCGCTGCCAGCTTCTCAGTGTGCTGTGCCATGGGGGCTAGCCAAGGCACAACCGTGCAAGGGCTCGTCTGGTCTTTGTACTTCGTCTGGCAGTAGTCGTAGGATTGTATATGTCATATTGTAGCATTCAATAACTGTGTAATGACAACACTTCTGCACTGCTCGTTATGAGATGTTTTTGGTATCTTAAAGTACTCAGTTTTCGAAATAAAAATGAGTGTATTGGAAGAAATTGTTTATGTGCCTTCTGTCGATCCGTATTCATAAAACTTTGCGCAGCCTAACAGCAATAACATTGACCTAGGTGCGGATTCATGTCCACTGGGGATGTATCGAGAACAAATATGGGAAGGCGGTTTCTGCTCGTTAAAGGGGATGTAATGAAATCACTTTCAGGGAAGCATGAAATATTCTTGAAGAAAATGAGTTGCATGGGTAAAGAGCaaataaaaaatatttgtttAGTGACGCTAACTGTGACAGAAAggaaagtgacaggaaagtagagatagaataagaaaggagcacagatacacaatcacagtcggtcacaggtggcgcagcacagtagcacttgcagcattATTAACATCTGTCTGGGCTACAGCCCCTTGTCCGAGTCTGTTGCACTTAGAAACTGCAGCAGTGCCCTcatcgccctccgctgcgatggcttgtgatgtcggcattctaaaataagttcctctgttataGGTGTAgggtcaaaacgcgctatcgcgtgtatacgagcgatcgtctgtgtaaattgtagcgaggacagtcacagagaaggtgctaaagagtctcctcgctaccacagtcatcgcacgaggcgtcgtcggcccatccgattcggaacgCAAAGGCCACTCttagccatattcgaaaaagtagggtagcttctcgacggcagaatccagctgggatgcaaaggcgtagagaggattctaagttgtgcagccggttgctttgaaaacttcctgcatTCCACAGAGAGAACGTGACAtcccgggtgagcattcgaagttttcgagtggcatctgtccttgataactgTATTGGTTACTCTTCgccgccttgaagagccgaccgagcagcgttatcggcgtgttcgtttcctatgacgccgcagtgacttggaagtcACTGAAATGTCCCGTGGTGTTCTTTCTGAGTCAAGGcatggattagttctctaatctcgaataccagttgttcgtgtggtccacgtcgcagggctgatagcagagactgcagtgctgccttcgagtcactaaatattgaccatcttccaggttgttcttggctgacgagacgaagcgcagcgcgaagagctgcaagttccgcagccatcgatgtcgttgggtgacacgtcttgaaactgatggtggtggacatgtaagttgcagttgtaaggcttgatcgggctcaacaAACTgcggtgcagagagcattacaagccgcaactCGCCATCGATGCCGTgcggacagttcagttcgttctcgtcaaaacgacgcgaacagactgccgcgaagaccctgttgttcGTGGTACccaaattagagctactcttcagcttctccaccagcttacgctgtgactgtgctgcgtgtgctgcgcaggcctgtgacttttttgattgattgatattcGCTGTGTAtgctcacttctaagccttcccactgTAATGGCTtggatacttcttctaagcatgaagcgaatagcattggagagattgcgtatccttgcctgacccctctcTTGATTTATAAttctctacttttcttgtgaagcaACAAGGTAGCTGTTAAATCTTTCTAGACCTTTCCCAAGATTTTCACGTATGccgcctgtactccttgattacgcaatgcctctatgactgctggtgtctctactgaattaaatgccttttcaaaatcaatgaagcgatgaagttagaagggccttgcaagatatgacccggggaaaagcggcaggagaagatggatgaacagtcgatttattcaaagatgcaggagacatcatgcttgaaaagcttgacgcactttatacgcaatgcctcgtgacttcaagcgtaccagaaaactggaagaatgccaagaTTATACTAATcgataagaagggagatgttaaaaatgaacaaaaatatacCCATTattttgctttcagtattgtataaaatatacaccaagacaatttccactagaatcaga
This Dermacentor silvarum isolate Dsil-2018 chromosome 6, BIME_Dsil_1.4, whole genome shotgun sequence DNA region includes the following protein-coding sequences:
- the LOC125946290 gene encoding uncharacterized protein LOC125946290, which gives rise to MDLTSIAKILVESKHGLCLLLVSAICASLALTLADLIERNALQFSSVVDSFLFLLASFYATALPIPRRRNSLLTQAVVHSVWLIAILPLSNYFRGELVSRLSIRSHGDVMDTLEELHDSLSREKIIPCLRVGTLIHHTVTRNVSFMHLHHKLSLAFYAAKERSYLESVSSAGCLSCAKQKDHVCFTDRLSRCFQHEARGFIQSRDTLNLALIGMPIRKNFALKVPFRNLVQRIREAGLFRERKLCVSRSANNGDSDTLQQSDQLAELSRFLVIFALFLAASSFVFVLELVIGKL